A window of Belonocnema kinseyi isolate 2016_QV_RU_SX_M_011 chromosome 9, B_treatae_v1, whole genome shotgun sequence contains these coding sequences:
- the LOC117180856 gene encoding succinate dehydrogenase [ubiquinone] cytochrome b small subunit, mitochondrial, with amino-acid sequence MLLSKMTSFHIFGNASKLLRRNLRPDEYTRAVSYSNKLSQTDSLFQRSSVQVPKASSGLLVADSSMSPVQCRMSSSGGDHVRLWQIERITSVALPVLLPACLILESPVLDSLLAVLVVIHTHWGLEAIVVDYARPIVVGTIVPKVLHLLLNLLSVVTLAGLLVLVYNGPGIAKTVKNVWAIGKEESANKK; translated from the exons ATGCTTCTTAGCAAAATGACATCTTTCCACATTTTTGGTAATGCTTCAAAGCTTCTCA GACGAAATTTGAGACCAGATGAATATACTAGAGCTGtgtcatattcaaataaattgtcgCAAACTGACAGTCTTTTTCAACGATCTTCAGTACAG GTGCCGAAAGCTAGTTCAGGCTTGTTAGTTGCTGATTCTTCGATGTCACCAGTTCAATGTCGCATGTCAAGTTCAGGTGGAGATCATGTGCGTCTCTGGCAAATTGAGAGAATAACGTCCgtagcactgccagtactcttgCCTGCCTGTCTCATTCTTGAGAGTCCTGTTCTCGACAGTTTACTCGCCGTGCTTGTTGTTATACACACTCACtg ggGTTTAGAAGCGATTGTCGTTGATTACGCGAGGCCCATCGTGGTGGGAACGATTGTTCCAAAAGTTTTACATCTCCTGCTGAATCTTCTGTCAGTGGTTACACTTGCGGGATTGCTTGTTCTCGTGTACAATGGACCCGGGATAGCgaaaacagtaaaaaatgtatGGGCTATCGGCAAAGAAGAATCAGCTAACAAGAAGTGA